GGACTGCGTAAGGTTCCTCCCTTCCTTGACGGCTCTCGCTATGATTTCATAGGCTCTCTCTTTTTCTCTCTCAACTTCAAGTCGTTTACCTGTAGGCCTGCTTTTGTAGTAAACATACTTGTATTTCGTCGCAAGGGCCGCTGCCGCTCTTTCCGGTGTATCGAAGGTAGGTATGCCGTTTTTTATGAGAAACCTTGTAGCATCGTCACACTCCTTACCGCCGATGAATGCGGCGATGATTGGCTTGTTCTTTCCCATCTCAGCTACACAGCTCGCTATAGCCTCGGCGACGTTCGTGGGATTAAGCGTAGCTGGATGTGAGAAAAGTGTTATGACCGCATGGACCCTTTCGTCTTTCAGCAAGACCGAGAGGGCTCCGTAGTATTCTTTTTCTGTGGCCATACCCGTAAGATCTATTGGGTTGAGCGTTGAGCCAAAACTTGGCATCCATTCTCTTAGTGCTGAAGCTAGATCCTCGGGGATTTCCATCAGATGGAGATTTAGCTCTTCACAAGCATCCGCGCACATTACACCTACACCACCACCGTTTGTAACTATCGCGACATTCTCGCCCTTTGGATCCGGTAACATGGCCAAGGACAGTGCATAGTCGAAAAGAGTTCGTATGTCGCCTGCCCTTATGATGCCACATTGCTTGAATGCAGCATCGTAAGCGACGTCAGAGCCTGCCAGCGAGCCGGTATGCGATTTTACAGCCTCGGCAGCCTTCCTACCCTTTCCTGCCTTCAGTATGATTATGGGCTTTTCCCTACCAACTCTCCTAGCAACCTCCATGAACCTCTTTCCATCATCGACACCCTCCATGTAAATCGTTATGGCCTTCGTGTAGGGATCCTTGGAGAAGAACTCAATAAGCTCACATTCATCGATATCCGCTTTATTCCCTAAGCTTATTATGTCTAAAAGACCTATGCCCTTTACCTTCGTCCAGGTTAGTAATGCTGCCGAGAGTGCACCACTTTGGGATATCATGACGATCTCTCCCCTATCCGGAAGGTAAGGCAGAAAGCTTGCGTTCAAGTTAACTACGGTATCGATCAAGCCTACTATGTTGGGTCCTAGAATTCTCACACCGCCCTTCCTGGCAATCTCTACTATCCTCTTTTCAGCATCAACGTTCCCAACCTCCCTAAAGCCAGACGATATAATGGCCGCAAACTTCACACCCTTTTCGACACAATCTTCGACAATCTTCGGAACG
The window above is part of the Aigarchaeota archaeon genome. Proteins encoded here:
- a CDS encoding acetate--CoA ligase family protein, whose amino-acid sequence is MRGLEYLIRPRTVAVVGASREPTKIGHVILKNILENGFPRTRVFPINPNVDEVLGLKCYPSLKDVPSELDLAVIVVPANVVPKIVEDCVEKGVKFAAIISSGFREVGNVDAEKRIVEIARKGGVRILGPNIVGLIDTVVNLNASFLPYLPDRGEIVMISQSGALSAALLTWTKVKGIGLLDIISLGNKADIDECELIEFFSKDPYTKAITIYMEGVDDGKRFMEVARRVGREKPIIILKAGKGRKAAEAVKSHTGSLAGSDVAYDAAFKQCGIIRAGDIRTLFDYALSLAMLPDPKGENVAIVTNGGGVGVMCADACEELNLHLMEIPEDLASALREWMPSFGSTLNPIDLTGMATEKEYYGALSVLLKDERVHAVITLFSHPATLNPTNVAEAIASCVAEMGKNKPIIAAFIGGKECDDATRFLIKNGIPTFDTPERAAAALATKYKYVYYKSRPTGKRLEVEREKERAYEIIARAVKEGRNLTQSESCEVARLYGIPTPKKFVAKNLEEAIKLADNVGYPVVLEVESPDIIHKTDVGAIKLNIKDKKELEYAYNEIIKSVVEKVPSAKIEGVVVRSFIKEGAQVAVGMHRDDVFGPVIMFGSGGVTIELYKDVSFRIAPLTDVDVEEMMNETKIYKILKGFRGTPKDVDSVKSVLAAVNQLALDFDVISDVDINPLFVYEDGCMAFDVKIMLRGLSYSS